Genomic segment of Parageobacillus genomosp. 1:
GTTTTCGCACCAAAAGAAATAAGGATATTATAAAATTTATCAAGAGAAGACCGTTTAGACACATTTTCTACTTTCATTAAAATATGCATTGTATTTTCCGCGCTATTGTATTTTTCTAAAAACAATGCAAGATGATAATTCGTTAGATATGTAAGAACCCTTTGATATTTTAACATAAATTGGTAGACAGTGTAATTCAGTTTCATATATTCTTTATTTATATCAAATGCATAAATGACTTCACCTGAATCCCCATAAAGCGCTCCAATGACGTAACGTTTCACTTTCTTTTTTACCTTTTGAATAAGTGATAGCTGAAGATCATAAGGTAACTTGTCAAACCGAAAATCATTTGGAATTTCATACTCCTGTTGAAAGTTTAATAATATTTTCTCTATCTCAGAATTCTTTAATGAGTTATTACCTTGTCTTAATTGATGATGAACCACTAAATTCCAATAAATTTTCGTAAATGATTCAAATAAAAGATAATAATTTACCTCTAAATTATCATTGACGTTATATAAATTT
This window contains:
- a CDS encoding HNH endonuclease, which codes for MSWDLKVGEIRETYLTEQQIWQMFNMFFSTKSKNTTTYKFGLIKSLIENLYNVNDNLEVNYYLLFESFTKIYWNLVVHHQLRQGNNSLKNSEIEKILLNFQQEYEIPNDFRFDKLPYDLQLSLIQKVKKKVKRYVIGALYGDSGEVIYAFDINKEYMKLNYTVYQFMLKYQRVLTYLTNYHLALFLEKYNSAENTMHILMKVENVSKRSSLDKFYNILISFGAKTCFYCGKTLGKRAAVHVDHFIPWSFVQADHLWNLVLTCRNCNLSKRDRIAKPIFLNSLIDRNEKLASLNEEVIKKELEVYKPEKLQDLYHYSVINGFENQWSPT